A single Cryomorphaceae bacterium DNA region contains:
- a CDS encoding Nif3-like dinuclear metal center hexameric protein, with protein MRIGEITSYLESIAPRDFQEGYDNSGLIVGNANDEVEKVLVSLDVTEPIIDEAIEKGCGLVIGHHPIVFGGLKQLNGKNYVERTVLKAIRAGVAIYAIHTNLDNVSSGVNAEIARRLGVVNPRILAPKKDLLTKLVVFVPTKDLGQVRDAIFSAGGGQIGKYDECSYVGKGEGTFRGGEGTDPHVGSPGTRHTEEEMRLEVVVPRTIQSRVVRAMINAHPYEEVAYDLYPLLNEYSEVGAGMVGDLDAPMDTMEFLASLKSKLNTACVRHTKVLAPTVKRIAFCGGAGSFLLSAAKGAGADVFITGDYKYHQFFDAEEDVVIADVGHYESEQYTKDLIKALLMQKFHKFAVLLSEVNTNPINYL; from the coding sequence ATGCGGATTGGAGAAATTACCTCGTACTTGGAAAGCATCGCTCCGCGAGACTTTCAAGAAGGTTATGACAACAGCGGTTTGATCGTTGGAAACGCGAATGATGAGGTGGAAAAAGTGTTGGTGTCTCTGGACGTGACAGAGCCCATCATCGACGAAGCGATTGAAAAGGGCTGTGGTCTGGTCATCGGTCATCATCCAATAGTCTTCGGTGGACTGAAGCAATTGAATGGAAAGAACTACGTCGAGAGAACCGTACTCAAGGCTATTCGAGCAGGAGTGGCCATTTATGCGATACATACCAATTTGGATAATGTCTCTTCGGGTGTCAATGCCGAAATTGCTCGCCGGCTTGGAGTGGTCAACCCTAGAATCTTGGCTCCTAAAAAAGACCTGTTGACCAAGCTTGTTGTCTTTGTCCCAACAAAGGACTTGGGTCAAGTACGCGATGCCATATTTTCCGCTGGTGGCGGGCAAATTGGAAAGTATGATGAATGCAGCTACGTTGGGAAGGGTGAGGGAACTTTCCGAGGAGGAGAGGGTACGGATCCTCATGTAGGCTCGCCAGGAACACGGCACACTGAAGAAGAAATGCGCCTTGAAGTCGTAGTGCCGCGAACGATTCAGTCTAGGGTTGTGCGCGCCATGATCAACGCACATCCCTACGAGGAAGTCGCCTATGATCTTTATCCTCTGCTAAACGAGTATTCCGAGGTAGGTGCCGGCATGGTCGGAGATCTAGACGCACCAATGGACACCATGGAGTTTTTGGCCTCTTTAAAGAGCAAGCTGAATACAGCCTGCGTTCGCCATACGAAAGTGCTTGCGCCAACAGTTAAGCGAATCGCGTTTTGTGGGGGAGCGGGGAGTTTCTTGCTCAGTGCTGCAAAGGGCGCTGGGGCCGACGTCTTTATCACAGGAGACTATAAATACCATCAATTCTTTGATGCCGAGGAAGATGTGGTTATAGCTGATGTGGGTCACTATGAAAGCGAACAGTATACCAAAGACCTTATAAAGGCCTTGCTTATGCAAAAATTTCATAAATTTGCAGTCCTTTTGTCGGAAGTAAACACGAACCCCATCAACTATTTATAA